TCATAGGGATAAAACTCCTTTGTTGCTAATGAGGTTAAGGGTTTACCCTTTAGCGAATTTGTACAAAGCGACTGCTAAGGCGACTTTGATTCATTTGTTCCCACCCTTATATCAAATGTCTTATTTTTATTATAGTTTTTAAATCTTGTCAGTGCCATTGAGGTTGCCATTGAGCTTAAGGGTTTCACCCTTTAGCGAAATGGTACAAAGCGGCCGTCAGGACGACTTTGATCCTTTGTACCCGACCTTATCTCAAAAGCATTTATTTCTAATTTAATACTTATTTAGGCCTTACAGAAAATACTGTGCTAGCCTATAAAGTTTAAGAACAATTAAAGGATTCCATCGGTCTTTACAGACCGATGCACAGCATGGCTCTATGCGCTGAAGCGCTGAGAAACATGGCAAAGCGCATAGAGCCATAGCAAAAAGACTCCGCCCCTATAAGTATAGGGACGAAGTCTTCGTGGTACCACCCAAGTTTCAAAAGAATTGCTTCTTTTTCTCAAGTAATTGTTAACGCCAATTAAACGGTTAAATTTACTGATTTCAATTCAACACTCATAGAGGATCTAACAAATTAAAGGGACTAACCAGTCTTTCACTAGGTACCGGCTCGCTTGATAGTATTTAATCGTTTTTCTGTTCTAATCATTGCTTTAAGTTATTTTTTTAGTCTTTATCTTCAGGTAATTCTATTGCTGCTAATGTACCTTCTAAATGAAATTTATCGTCTTCGTCTTCTTTTTCATCATCATAACTGTCGATACTTGATAATTCATTGATCTCATCTTCAATCACTAAATCGTCTTCAGTGTTACTTGGTAAACCTGATAAGACATCTTTTAATGTTGGAATTTCAATGGTTTCTAAAGAAGTAGCTTGTAATAACTCATCCCACTCTTTATTTTTTACCATTTCTAACTGAGATTCAATTAAAAGTTGCAATCTTTGTTTGAAGACGCGACTTTCTTTTTTCAATGTATCAGTTTCTAATGTGATTTTACGGGCTTTGGTTACTGCTTCATCAAGTAAACGATCAGCATTTTTCTCAGCTTCCATAATAATCATACGTGACTCTTTGTTTGCATTTTCTCTAACACGGTCCGCTGCTTCTTGAGCTACAATGATTGATTTGTTTAAAGCATCTTGTAAATTGTTAAAATGCTCAACTTTCTCTTCACTGAACTTCAATTTCTTTTCCAATTCACGTTTATCTTTTAAAACCATTTCGTAGTCTTTAATGATTTGATCTAAATAATCATTGACTTCGTCTTGATCATAACCGCGCATCTTGACAGGGAACTCCTTGTTATGTATATCTAACGGAGTTAATACCATATAAGACACCTCCACACATCAATTTTTTGTTGTTTGTTCCTTTATTATAAAGCACTAAGCCGAATTCTACAAGGAAAGTCCTTTAATTTTATTTGAAGAGCACACCAAATTGAATTCGCCATTTATCTTTTTTTGTCTTGCCTTCTATTTCTTTAATCTGAATTCGACCATATCCTCGAACAGACACTATATCTAGTAGTCCTAATTCAAAATCAGGACGCAATTGTTCTGCCCAATTCAACTTAACTTTTCCAGCTTCAATCAACTGTTTTGCACGCTGTCTTGAAATTTTAAAAATACTTGCAATAATTGCATCTAATCTCATTGATGAAACCGTATCTTGAACCAATGTCCAATCATCAATTGGTGTGATAATCTCTGTATAATCTCTTGTTTCAATTCGAACACTGACATTTCCGATTTTGTCGACTTGGTTTTCAACATAATTTTTCATTCCTACATCCACAAAAAATTGCCAACGCTCTCCATCAAAGACAATATCACCAAAGTATTCACGCTTCACTCCAACAGACATCAACGTCCCTAGAATTTTACTATGAGATAATTTGGCAAACTTCGTAGGATAACGTATTTCACAAATATCAATTTTAAACTCTTCTTGGGTTGGTGTATAGTAATCGGGACAGATGAAAACACGTTTTCTCTCTGCTGCTTCATACCCACCAAAATAATAAAGTTTTAAATCACGTTTTCCTACTAATGATTCAACAATATACATCTGTCTTGGATCTAAAAAATCAGTTAGATAGGGAGTATACTGATCCTCAACCTCTGTAATCCATTCGCTCAAAGCGTCAATAAAGGGGCGCTCTTCTTTTCTAAAATGTTGATAGACATTTTCAATCATCCTGCTTACCCCTTTACTAACTTATTTTTTTTACTTATTGGACTACATTCCTAATAAAATAACTCTTAATCCTTGTTGTGCAAGACCTAATACGAAAAATGCTAAGATAGGTGAAAAATCAATTCCTCCTAAAGAAGGAATGATTCTACGGAACACTGATAAATATGGTTCACAAATTTTAGCTAGCACTACACCTAATTTGGAATCATAAGCTCCTGGTAACCAAGATAATAAAATATAGACAACCATGACACCTTGATAGATATTAATTAAACGTGCCAATATAAGATATAATTCAAACATGTAATCCAAACACCTCGTTTCTAATAAAACTCTTTGTCGCGCATCATTTCTGTTAGCATACCATCAATTTCTACATTGTTTGGAGTACATAGGAAAATTTCGTCACCGATTCGTTGAATATCCCCATTAATTGCATAGATCGTGCCCGTTAAGAAATCAACGATACGTTTAGCTTGATCTTCTTCAATTCTATTAAAGTTTAAAACAACCGATTGGTTACTAATTAACAAATCAGCGACTTCTTGTACTTCTGAATAGACTCTAGGTTCAAAAACAACGATTTTTGATTGTTGCGGAATAGTAGATTGATTCATAGCAACCACCTTACTATTTTTTTGATTCGGAACACGATTAGTTGTTGGCGCTGCTTGCCTTGCTTCGTTAAATGTTTTCACTTGAGCTTTAGGCTGAGTATTTACTGCTTTGGGAGCTTCCTCTGGAACTTCGTATTCTTCATAATCGTAATCATCTTCTTCATCTAATCCAAAAAACTTGGATACATTACTTAACATACTCATAATAACCCTCCTTCAAATTTTTATTTAAACAATAGTGAACCGACTCGGATAAAAGTGGCCCCTTCTTCTACTGCCAATTGATAATCGTTACTCATTCCCATACTCAACTCAGTACAAGGAGCATAGGGAATTTTTTTACTGGCTATTTCTGCTTGTAAAATGCGCAACTCTGAAAAATAATGTCTGATTTCAGCTTCATTGGCTCCTAATGGCGCCATCGTCATTAATCCAATCACTTGAATCTTTGAGTAATTCGCTAGTTCAGCAATAAATTCTGTTAATTCTACTGGCGAAATCCCATGCTTTGACTCTTCTTTACTAACATTAACTTGCACAAAACACGCAATTTGATGATCTGCTCGCTTTTCAATCTCACTAGCTAAAGTCAGACGATCTAAGCTATGAAAATAGTCAATTCGATTAATCACTTGCTTGACTTTTCTAGATTGTAAATTACCAATATAATGCCAAATAATATCTTTTTCAGGTAAAAAATCTTGTTTCGCAATCAAACCTTCTGGCCGATTCTCAGCTAAATTCTTTATCCCTAAATGATAGATTTCAGCTGTTTCTTCATTACTTACAGCTTTAGTAACAGCAATTAATGTTGCCGCTTCTGGTTGACGTTGGGCATGAGTTAAAGAAAGATTAAGCGTTTCTTCAACTTGTTGTAAGTTTTCTTTAATCGTCATTTATTTACGGCGTCTTCTAAAGAATGGCGGTGTATCCAAACTGTCCTCATCATTGCTATGCCCTTTTTCTGCTGCTGAGTCACGTTTGAAAACATCAAATTCAGCTTTTTCAGATGATGTATCTTCACGCTGGAAGTTCGAATTTTCACGTACATTAGGTTCTCTACGAATATCCCAATCGCCAAATGGATCTTTTTCTGTTTTAGCTTGTGGTGCTTGTTGATTCGTTGCTGGAGCTTCTGTTTGACGACTAAAAGCTGTATCTTCGCTATTAGCAAAGCCACGACTACGATTCGTTCCACCTTGCGCTTGTTGACCTTTACGAGCATCAATACCTGTTGCAATAACTGTTACAATCACTTCATCGCCAAGATTTTCGTTGATAGATGTTCCAAAAATAATATTTACTTCAGTTGTTGAAGCAGCTGAAACAATATCAGATGCATCTTGTGCTTCGAATAAAGTTAAATCTGGTCCACCTGTGATATTTAACAAGACTTGTTCTGCGCCATCAATTGATACTTCTAATAATGGAGAAGAAATAGCTTTTTTAGTTGCTTCAGCCGTACGATTTTCACCACTTGCCATCCCAATACCCATTAGAGCTGAACCTTGATTTTCCATTACTGTTTTAACATCTGCAAAATCTAAGTTTACATAGCCTGGTGCTGTAATTAAATCTGAGATTCCTTGAACCCCTTGACGCAAAACATTATCAGCTTCATGGAATGCTTCTAGCATTGGTGTTTTCTTATCAACGATTTCTAACAAACGATTGTTTGAAATGATCACTAATGTATCAACATGATCCTTCATTTCAGAAACACCCTCTGCAGCAAAACGACCACGTTTAGGTCCTTCAAAGGTAAATGGACGTGTAATAACTCCAACTGTTAAAGCACTTTGTTCTTTAGCAATTCGAGCAACTACTGGAGCAGCTCCAGTACCCGTTCCACCACCCATACCAGCTGTAACAAAGATCATATCTGCTCCACGTAACGCTTCTGCAATTTGCTCTTCACTTTCTTCAGCGGCTTTACGACCAATATCAGGATTTGAACCAGCACCTAATCCTCTTGTTAATTTAGGTCCTAATTGAATTTTAATTTCTGCATTTGAGCTTTGTAGAGCTTGAATATCTGTGTTGGCTACGATAAATTCTACCCCTTTAACGCCTTCATCAATCATACGGTTAACTGCATTATTACCAGCTCCACCGACACCAATAACTTTAATTACAGCTCCATTTAAGTTTGAATCAAATTCTAATTCCATCCTATTTCCTCCTAGAAGCTAGCTCCTCAGAACTAGCTTAATTTAAAAGCTCATTGGCCGTTTATTTCTAACGGGGCAAGTCCTGCTTTTTTATTTAAATTATTTATTTTTTAAATTAATCAAAAAAGTTTGTAAAGAAATTTTTTGCTTTATTTGTAAATTTATCTTCTTCATTCTTAGGCTTCTTAACAGGTTTTTCTTTTACTACCTCTTCTGTTTCATATTCAACATGACTAGTTTGCTTTTGCGGTTGAGCCGAGGTGTATGTGCTTCCTTTCCCACGACCTTTAGCAATCGCATGAATTTCATCTAGATTGGCTACATACTCAATCAAACCAATCCCAGTTGAAAATGTTGGAAACCTCATTCCCATTTGATCAGGTACGTATAAATTAACATTGATTTCAAAAACATCTTTTGCTAATTCTATTAAACCTGGTAAAGCTGCCGCCCCTCCGGTAATCACAATACCACCTGGTAATTCTCTTGCTCCAACTGCATCTAATTCAGCTTTAATTTTATCAAATATTTGCAGTTGACGAGCTTCAATAATCTCAGATAAATATTGCTCATCAATGCGCACTGGTTCATTTTTACCAATAACATCTACTGGGAAATATTCGTCTGGCGAAGTTTCTTCTGGTAAAGCAAAACCATACTCGCGTTTAATTCGTTCAGCACTATCGAATGATGTATTCAAAATAACTGAAATATCTTTCGATACATACTCGCCACCTTCAGGATCAACAAAGGTAAATTTCAATTGATTATCATGCATAACTGCAGCAGTCGATTGACCACCACCTAGATCGATTAAAATAGTACCAAATTTTGCTTCTTCCTTCGTCATTGCTGCACTGCTAATTGCTAGTGGTTGTAAAACAACTTCTTCGATTTGTAAACCTGCTTTTTCGACACAACGTTTAGTGTTATGTAAAATAGTTTTAGGTCCAGTTATCATCGTTGCATGCATTTCTAGTCGCACGCCAATCATGCCTCTTGGGTCACGTATTTCAGAAAAACCATCTACGACAAATTCTTCTGGAATAACAGCAATAATTTCTCTTTCAGGTGGAACAGATTTAACCATCGCTGCAGCCATAACATTTTCCACATCAATTTCAGTAATTTCACGATTATCACCAGATACAGCAATCATACCGTGACAAGGCTCAATTTTGACATTATTTGCTGGAATACCTACGATGACATTTCTGATATCAATATTGGCTTTTTCTTCCGCCTGTTTAATCGCTTTTTTGATTGAATCAACTGTTTGATCAATATCAACAATAATCCCGCGGCTTAAGCCTTCAGATTTTTCATTTCCAACACCAATAATATTCATTTGACCATTCACAAATTCAGCTACAACTACTTTTATTGAAGTGGTTCCAATATCTAGACTCACATAAATCCCTGTATTTCCCATTCATTGAAACCTCCATTCACGTATTTAAATGTTTAAGTTATAAATTCTTTATAGATAATTTTAATTTTACCATATCTACGGCTATTTTACGAAGCATTTAACCGTTTTTTTTCTTTGTTCCCCTTGTTTTTTCATTTACAACGATTTTATTTCGCTTTTTCTTCAAAAGCCTTGAAAAAAATTCCAACTTCCATGTTAATAATACCCTTCTGTCCATCAGTTTTTTTAACAGCATCTGGGTAATAGGCCATTTGTTCTGCAAAACTTGGAATACTTGCAACAACTTGATTTCCATCATTCATATTCAATGTAATTAAATAATCATCTGAATCACTTTGGGTAAATTGAATTTCTGAAATGCTATTTTTGATATTTGTACTTAATTGACTATATTGTAAAATCATTTCATCCAATGCTGGACCTTCTTTAAAGTCGACAAAAATCGGTGGATTTCCAATTGATACTTTTCGACTTTCCTTTACAATTTTGCCATTTTCTAAAATATTATGATACTCATTATCTTTAGCTAAATAAGCCACCGTTTTGTATTCCTTAACGGCAATTTTAAAACTATTTAATCCATCAAATTGGAGGGTTGCTGATTTGACTTGCTCCAACTGATTTTCAATTTTTTGAGCAATTTTTTTTCGCTCAAAAAAATTGGACCATAATGAATCGCCTGACTTCAATCGACTCGCATCAATAACGGCTTGATCTGTGACTTCATTTGCTCCAACAACCGAGATTGTTTCAATTCGGCTGAAGGGAGAAATAAAATACACAATCAAAAAAATTGCAAAAGAAAATAAAAAAATTAACGTGTATAAACGTCGATACATTTTTTTTCGTCTTAACTCTTTTAAACGAGGCAGTTTATCTTCCATCGAAACAACTTTTTTCTCACGTTTTTTCTTTTTAGGTTGATTTTTGGGTTGAACTTCTTGCTCCACACTATTCCCGTTTGACGCTTGTTGCATTTTTTCCCAAGGTGTCATCGACTGAGGAGACTGTTTTGACTCTTTTTGATACGGACGTCTTTTATTCCAATTTGCCATTCAGCCTCACTCCAATCAATGTTATTTTTATAGTTTATACTACTTCGTTAATCAACGCAATTATTCGGTCACTTGCATCTGTTATACCCATTTTTTTAGCCGCTTCTGCCATTTTATTTCTAGCAAGAGTATCTGTCATCAGTCGATCGACTTCTTTAATCAATCGATCTCCTGTTAACTCAGCATCTGGTACCATAACAGCTGCTCCATTATGAGTTAAACTTTCTGCATTTCTAGTTTGGTGATCATTTGTAACATACGGACTAGGGATCAAGATACTTGGTAATCCTAGCGCAGTTAATTCGGCTAAACTAGTCGCTCCGCTACGGGCCATCACTAATGACACATTGGCAAAAACTTCAGGCATATTATAAATATACGGCACCACAGATATATTGTTATTTTTAACATCTAATATAGTCAGTTCATTACTAATTTTTTGATAGTGAACTTCACCAGTTGCAAATAGAATCTGAAAATCTTTTCCAACTAGTTGTGGCAAGGCTTCAATAAAAGCTTCATTAATTCGTCGCGCACCTCGGCTTCCACCAAAAATCAACAATGTAGGTAGCTCAGGATTTAAATCGTATTCAGCTAAAATGTCAGACTTAACGACAGCCAACATTTCTTGGCCTCTAGGATTCCCTGTCAAAACAACTTTTTCTGGTACTTTAGGAAATTCTCCACGCGCTTCTTCAAAACATAGTGCGATTTTTGACACAAATTTACTTAAAAATTTATTGGTTACTCCTGCAACACTGTTTTGCTCATGGATAATAGTTGGAACACCTAGTTTAGCTGCTGCATAAACTACTGGACCACAAACATAGCCACCTGTACCAATTACAACATCTGGTTTAAACTCTTTTACAAGTTTTTTTGAATCAGCGACACTTTTGAAAAAAAGTTGAATCGTTTTAACATTTGACCATGAAAGCGAACGTTTAAAACCTTGAATTTCAACTGATTTAAATGCAATACCAGCTTTTTCAACCAATTTTTTTTCTAAGCCTTTTTCAGTTCCAATGTACATAATTTCAACACTAGGATTGACTTCTTTTAATCGTCTAATTAAGGCAAGTGCTGGATAAATGTGTCCACCAGTTCCACCACCTGATAAAATAATTTTCATAATTTAGCCGTAGTTTTTATAAAAAAACTACTCCTCCTGTTCTTTTAAATCACTAATCAATTGCTCAATTGCTTTGATATATACATCTCCACGAACTTCAAAGCTACGGTATTGATCCCAACTTGCACAAGCAGGTGAAAGTAAAATAACAGATTTTTCTGTACTCAACTCATAAGCAACCGGAACTGCTGCTTCAACATTTTGTACGACATGAATTTCTTTTACGCCTGCAGCTTTTCCAGCTTCTTCTAATTTAGCCGCTGTCTCACCAAATACAATTAACGCTTGAACGTTACGTAAGGCAGGGATCAACTCATCAAATCCATTTCCACGGTCCAATCCGCCTGCTAATAAAATGACTGGGTCTGTAAAACCTTTTAACGCATTTTCTGTAGCTAAAATATTTGTTGCTTTAGAATCATTATAGAATTTTCGTGTTTTGTACTCTGTTACGAATTGAGTTCTATGTTTTACTCCAGCAAATGTAGTCAATAGACCAACGATATTCTCATTACTTTGACCTAGTAGTTTTGCTACCGCAATTGCTGCAAGAGCATTCTCAACATTATGCTCACCAGGAATCAGAATCGCTTTTTTATCCATAATTTCTTCATCCTGATAATAAATCATATCGCCTTTTAAATAGGCACCATTAGCTAAGACTTCTTTTCTAGAAAATGGAATAATTTTCGCTTTACTAGTTTTTGCCAACTCTCTTAACTCTTCTTGATCCCAATTTAAAATTAAATAGTCTTCTTCAGTTTGATTTTCAGTGATCCGCCATTTAGCAGCCACGTATTCTTCACGCGTTCCATGGTAGTCAATATGCGCTTCAAAAACATTTGTAATCACCGCAATACTTGGCTTCATTTTTGTAATACCCATTAGTTGAAAGCTTGAAAG
This Carnobacterium maltaromaticum DSM 20342 DNA region includes the following protein-coding sequences:
- a CDS encoding DivIVA domain-containing protein; translated protein: MRGYDQDEVNDYLDQIIKDYEMVLKDKRELEKKLKFSEEKVEHFNNLQDALNKSIIVAQEAADRVRENANKESRMIIMEAEKNADRLLDEAVTKARKITLETDTLKKESRVFKQRLQLLIESQLEMVKNKEWDELLQATSLETIEIPTLKDVLSGLPSNTEDDLVIEDEINELSSIDSYDDEKEDEDDKFHLEGTLAAIELPEDKD
- a CDS encoding RNA-binding protein, with amino-acid sequence MIENVYQHFRKEERPFIDALSEWITEVEDQYTPYLTDFLDPRQMYIVESLVGKRDLKLYYFGGYEAAERKRVFICPDYYTPTQEEFKIDICEIRYPTKFAKLSHSKILGTLMSVGVKREYFGDIVFDGERWQFFVDVGMKNYVENQVDKIGNVSVRIETRDYTEIITPIDDWTLVQDTVSSMRLDAIIASIFKISRQRAKQLIEAGKVKLNWAEQLRPDFELGLLDIVSVRGYGRIQIKEIEGKTKKDKWRIQFGVLFK
- a CDS encoding YggT family protein encodes the protein MFELYLILARLINIYQGVMVVYILLSWLPGAYDSKLGVVLAKICEPYLSVFRRIIPSLGGIDFSPILAFFVLGLAQQGLRVILLGM
- a CDS encoding cell division protein SepF, whose protein sequence is MSMLSNVSKFFGLDEEDDYDYEEYEVPEEAPKAVNTQPKAQVKTFNEARQAAPTTNRVPNQKNSKVVAMNQSTIPQQSKIVVFEPRVYSEVQEVADLLISNQSVVLNFNRIEEDQAKRIVDFLTGTIYAINGDIQRIGDEIFLCTPNNVEIDGMLTEMMRDKEFY
- a CDS encoding YggS family pyridoxal phosphate-dependent enzyme — translated: MTIKENLQQVEETLNLSLTHAQRQPEAATLIAVTKAVSNEETAEIYHLGIKNLAENRPEGLIAKQDFLPEKDIIWHYIGNLQSRKVKQVINRIDYFHSLDRLTLASEIEKRADHQIACFVQVNVSKEESKHGISPVELTEFIAELANYSKIQVIGLMTMAPLGANEAEIRHYFSELRILQAEIASKKIPYAPCTELSMGMSNDYQLAVEEGATFIRVGSLLFK
- the ftsZ gene encoding cell division protein FtsZ, giving the protein MELEFDSNLNGAVIKVIGVGGAGNNAVNRMIDEGVKGVEFIVANTDIQALQSSNAEIKIQLGPKLTRGLGAGSNPDIGRKAAEESEEQIAEALRGADMIFVTAGMGGGTGTGAAPVVARIAKEQSALTVGVITRPFTFEGPKRGRFAAEGVSEMKDHVDTLVIISNNRLLEIVDKKTPMLEAFHEADNVLRQGVQGISDLITAPGYVNLDFADVKTVMENQGSALMGIGMASGENRTAEATKKAISSPLLEVSIDGAEQVLLNITGGPDLTLFEAQDASDIVSAASTTEVNIIFGTSINENLGDEVIVTVIATGIDARKGQQAQGGTNRSRGFANSEDTAFSRQTEAPATNQQAPQAKTEKDPFGDWDIRREPNVRENSNFQREDTSSEKAEFDVFKRDSAAEKGHSNDEDSLDTPPFFRRRRK
- the ftsA gene encoding cell division protein FtsA, which translates into the protein MGNTGIYVSLDIGTTSIKVVVAEFVNGQMNIIGVGNEKSEGLSRGIIVDIDQTVDSIKKAIKQAEEKANIDIRNVIVGIPANNVKIEPCHGMIAVSGDNREITEIDVENVMAAAMVKSVPPEREIIAVIPEEFVVDGFSEIRDPRGMIGVRLEMHATMITGPKTILHNTKRCVEKAGLQIEEVVLQPLAISSAAMTKEEAKFGTILIDLGGGQSTAAVMHDNQLKFTFVDPEGGEYVSKDISVILNTSFDSAERIKREYGFALPEETSPDEYFPVDVIGKNEPVRIDEQYLSEIIEARQLQIFDKIKAELDAVGARELPGGIVITGGAAALPGLIELAKDVFEINVNLYVPDQMGMRFPTFSTGIGLIEYVANLDEIHAIAKGRGKGSTYTSAQPQKQTSHVEYETEEVVKEKPVKKPKNEEDKFTNKAKNFFTNFFD
- a CDS encoding cell division protein FtsQ/DivIB encodes the protein MANWNKRRPYQKESKQSPQSMTPWEKMQQASNGNSVEQEVQPKNQPKKKKREKKVVSMEDKLPRLKELRRKKMYRRLYTLIFLFSFAIFLIVYFISPFSRIETISVVGANEVTDQAVIDASRLKSGDSLWSNFFERKKIAQKIENQLEQVKSATLQFDGLNSFKIAVKEYKTVAYLAKDNEYHNILENGKIVKESRKVSIGNPPIFVDFKEGPALDEMILQYSQLSTNIKNSISEIQFTQSDSDDYLITLNMNDGNQVVASIPSFAEQMAYYPDAVKKTDGQKGIINMEVGIFFKAFEEKAK
- the murG gene encoding undecaprenyldiphospho-muramoylpentapeptide beta-N-acetylglucosaminyltransferase; amino-acid sequence: MKIILSGGGTGGHIYPALALIRRLKEVNPSVEIMYIGTEKGLEKKLVEKAGIAFKSVEIQGFKRSLSWSNVKTIQLFFKSVADSKKLVKEFKPDVVIGTGGYVCGPVVYAAAKLGVPTIIHEQNSVAGVTNKFLSKFVSKIALCFEEARGEFPKVPEKVVLTGNPRGQEMLAVVKSDILAEYDLNPELPTLLIFGGSRGARRINEAFIEALPQLVGKDFQILFATGEVHYQKISNELTILDVKNNNISVVPYIYNMPEVFANVSLVMARSGATSLAELTALGLPSILIPSPYVTNDHQTRNAESLTHNGAAVMVPDAELTGDRLIKEVDRLMTDTLARNKMAEAAKKMGITDASDRIIALINEVV
- the murD gene encoding UDP-N-acetylmuramoyl-L-alanine--D-glutamate ligase; amino-acid sequence: MKKITTYENKKVLVVGLALSGVNAAKLLHELGALVTVNDYKSFEENPEAQELLESGIRVVTGGHPVELLDEDFELVVKNPGIMYNNPIVQRAVEKGIPVITEVELAYEVSESQMIGITGTNGKTTTTTMIAEILNFNRKKGHAYVAGNIGMPASLVAQTTTPEDEIIIELSSFQLMGITKMKPSIAVITNVFEAHIDYHGTREEYVAAKWRITENQTEEDYLILNWDQEELRELAKTSKAKIIPFSRKEVLANGAYLKGDMIYYQDEEIMDKKAILIPGEHNVENALAAIAVAKLLGQSNENIVGLLTTFAGVKHRTQFVTEYKTRKFYNDSKATNILATENALKGFTDPVILLAGGLDRGNGFDELIPALRNVQALIVFGETAAKLEEAGKAAGVKEIHVVQNVEAAVPVAYELSTEKSVILLSPACASWDQYRSFEVRGDVYIKAIEQLISDLKEQEE